Below is a window of Sulfitobacter sp. S190 DNA.
AACCGCGTGGCTTGACGACAGGATGGTGGGCATGGTGGGCGGTACGTTTTCCATCGGTGGAGGGCATGGTGATGCCGGTGCGGGCGCGGAGATGTGCCAGTTGGGGATGCTGGCGGCGATGGCGGCCAACGGGATGATCCTGACGCCGTTGCCGAAATGCACGCCCGGTGCGGATCACGCGGGCCTGCATTGGGGTCCCGCAGGGCGCAGCGGTGGCGCGCGGATGGAGCCTTATTGGCCGTCCGAACCCATGGTGCAGGCGGCCTTCCATCACGGCGCAAACATCGCGCGTCTGACCCATGCGCTGCACGGACGGCGCAACGATATTTTCGTGCGGGGCAATGAGGCACCCGCCGCCGATCTGGTCGCCGCGTTTCGTGCAGGCGCTGCGCAGGATCGCCCTGCGGTGCCGGATGCGGATGCAAATCCGGCCTACCGTCGCACGGCACCCGACGGGTTTGTGTCTGGCGTCACGAAATCCGACGACGATCAGTTCGACACACCATAGATTTGCGCAAGGGATCGGACCGTTTTCTGATCGCTCCACGCAGGTTCAGGCGCCGGGGCTGCTGCCGCCGGACGCCAGTGGAGGGACGACCGCGGCGGGGTTCATGCAGGGTCCACCGAAAGCGATGTAAGCGGCAAAACCTTGAAATAACCGATGTCTCCGCTGGCGTAGTCTTGACCACAGACCCCGGATAATTCTGCTATCCCGCGGGGCTGTGGCAGTTGCCCCGCGCCGCACCCGATACCGCAAATCCGCCAAATTCCGCCAGATCCATGCGCAGAGCTTTCGCGCGTGAACAGGAGAGCGATCATGCGCAAACACGCCAAGGCCCATCTGACACGTCGCGCGGCGCTTGCTGCCGGAGCCGCGGGCGCGGGACTGTTAATTGCGGGGGGCGGCCGGATGGGCCGTGCCGCCGCGCCGGACGGATCGATGCGCACCGGCATATTCGGCATGGGCGTGCGCAAGGAGGCCAACAGCCTGACCGCCGACAGCGACGATGTGCGCATGTACCGCGAGGCGGTCGCCTGGATGAAAGACCGCTCGAAGGTCAATCCGCTCGACCCGCTGGGCTGGCGGCAACATTGGGCGCATCATTCGCTGTTCTGCTCGTCCAACAGTTTCCAGTACCAGGTGCACTACGGGTGGTATTTTCTGCCGTGGCACCGCGCCTATCTGGCCAATATCGAACAACGGGTGCGCCGCATTCTCAATGAGCCGTCGTTCGGGCTGCCCTATTGGGACTGGACCCGCAATCCGCAATTGCCCGCGTGGTATTTCGGCGAGGACAATCCGCTCAACAACCCCAGCCGCTATCAGGAAGCAGGCGACCGCGTAGAGCCCGATTTTGTCGAACTGGGGCCAGTGTTGCGGGCCACGAAGTGGGAACATTTTGGCGGCCGTCGCCGCGATCCGGGCGAGATACAGGTCGAAGGCACGCTGGAGCAATCGGTGCATAATTGCATCCACAACTGGATCGGGGGGCAGATGGCCTCCTTTGATGGTGCCGGTAACGATCCGATTTTCCAAAGCCACCACGGCCAGATCGACCGTCTGTGGGCCATCTGGCTGGCGCAGGGGGGTGGCCGGGCCAATCCAACTGACGCAGATTGGCTGGATGAGCGGTTCTGGTTTGCGGGCCCGAGTGGTCTGCTCGAGGATGTGACGGTGCGCGACGTGCTGGAGACCGAACCGCTCGGCTACAGATTTGACGATCTGGACTATGCCCTGACCCTGACGCCGGAAACGACCCCGGTCTACGATGGTTGGGGGCTCGATTTCGGCGCGATCGACCCAGACGGTACCGACCTTGCGGCGATTTCGGTTGTTGCGCGCGGGGACGGGCCGGGGCGCGTGTCGCTCAACTACGAACGGATGAGCCTGCCGATCCAGCCGTTCCAGCACCGGCTCTTCTTTGTCGACGACAGCCCCGGGGGTGCGGCCACCTACATCGGTACCTTCACGATCCTGCCGATCCCCGATCTCAACCGCGGGCTGGAGCATTCCGTCACCAGTCAGGTCGAGGTTCCTCCGCGGGCTCTGGACCAATTGTTGCAGAACCGTCGCATTCGGGTTGTGGGTGTTCCTGTGCCGCTCAAGGGGCGCGACATTCCTGAGGCTCCGGTGCCGTTTCAGGGCGTCTCGATCACCGTCGATGCGTAGGTTCTGGTACATTGCGATGGTGGCGGGCTGGTGCTGGTCTGTCTGCGCTGCGGCCGCGCAGGAAGGTCCGCGCCTGAGCTTTTCGGGCGAGATACGCGAGCGCGCGACGTATCTGTCGGGGAATGGTTTTGATGACGCGAACCCCGATCGGGGTTGGTCGCTGACCCAGCGGCTCCGGTTTCAGATTGACGCGGAAGTGGCCCCTGCCCTGCGCGGCAGGATCAATTTGCTCAGCGCGGTGCAGACCGGTTTCAGCGACAGTCCGGTGGACCGCAACGTGCTCGACCTGCACGAAGCATATGTGGAGGTCGGCAGCGAAGACCGCTTTGTGAGGCTGGGCCGTCAGGAAATGCGCCTGGGATCGCAGCGGTTGGTCGGATGGCGCGACGGGACAAATGTGCGCCGAGTCTGGGACGGCGTGCGCGGCGTCTTTGCGCTGGGTGACGCGACGCTCGATGCTTTTGCGCTGCAGCTTGTCGACGTTGAAACCACCGGCGCGTTCAACGACACCTCCGACGATGACCGTGTGCTGGCGGGGCTTTACTGGTCGGGCGCTGCCCCGGTCGGTAACCTCCATCTTTACTATCTGTTTGCGGGGTTCGACGACCGCGAAAATATCGAAGGTACGGCCGATGAGCGGCGTCAAACGCTGGGGCTGCGCAGTTTTGGCGAGAATGGCCCATGGGCTTGGAACGCCGAAGCGGCCTACCAGTTCGGGCGCGCGGGACGGGATGATATCCGCGCGTGGACCATCGCCGCCGACATCAGCCACCAATGGCGGGACCGTCCGCTCAAGCCGCGTCTGGGACTGTCGGCAAATGTCGCGTCCGGCGACAGCGACCGGGGCGACGGGCGGCTCGAAACCTTCAACGCGCTCTATCCCCGTGGCAGCTATTTCTCCGATATCGCGCTGCTGGGGCCGAGCAATTTCATCAACCTGCGTCCATCGTTGCAGATGTTCCCGCGGGACGATCTGCTGGTCTATGTCGATATGAATTTCTTTTGGCGGCTCGACCGTAACGACGGCATCTATTCCCCGTCGGGCAGTTTGCTGCGGGGGCCAGAAGGGTCCGATGCCCGCTATGTCAACACGTCCTTATCCGCGGGCGTCGAATGGCAGGCCCGTGACGATGTTCTGTTCAGCGCGATCTACGCCCGATCCCACCCCGGCGATTTCATTCGCGAAACCGGACCGTCAGATCCCATCGACTTTATCGAACTCACGATCAAATTCACCTTTTGAAAGGAAGACTTCATGCTTGGAAAAAACATCAAAGGACTTTCGCGACGGCAGATGATGGCCCTTTCGGGGGGGACCGGTCTTGCCGCCAGTCTCGGCGTCGGCACCGGATGGGCGCAGTCGACCGCGCCTGCCGACATGATTGTGCGGGGCGCCAACATCATCACGCAGGATCCCACCATGCCGCGGGCGACCGCCCTCGCCGTGCGCGACGGGCTGGTGCTCGCGGTCGGATCTGAGGCGGATGTCGCAGCACATGCGGGCCCCGACACACAGGATATCGACGCGGGCGGCCGCACCATGATCCCGGGTCTGAACGACAGCCACCACCATGCGACACGCGCGGGCCGGTTCTATGCGGCGGAGTTGCGGTGGGACGGGGTCAAATCGCTGGCCCGCGGATTGCAGATGATCCGCGAAGCGGCGGCAAAGACACCCGAAGGCGAATGGGTGCGGGTCGTGGGCAGCTGGTCGCCCTACCAGTTCGAAGAGCGCCGCCTGCCCACCCCTGCCGAGCTGACCGAAGCAGCACCGGACACGCCGGTCTATGTGTTGTTCCTGTACTCGCAGGGATTTCTCAATCGCAAGGCCGTCGAAGTGCGCGGCATCACGGCCGATACACAGGCGCCTCCGGGAACGCGCTACGAAATCACCGAAGACGGCGGTTGCATCCTGCACGCCACGCCCAACCCCGATCTGCTGTACGCCAGCATCGGCGCGCTGCCGGCCCTGACCGAGGAACAGCAGGTGCTGTCCACCCGGCACTATTACCGCGAGCTGAACCGCTTTGGCCTGACGTCGGTCATTGATGCGGGGGGCGGCGGTCACACTTTTCCCGAAGACTACAGCGGCTCGGCGGCGCTGGCCGCGGACGACGCGCTCACGGTGCGTATCTCCAACTACCTTTTCCCCCAGAACAAGGGCGCGGAGCTGGCCGAATTCGAACGCTGGACGCAGGACTGGCAGGTGGGGCTGAACCTCGCGGACAAGCTGATGCACGCCTATGTCATTCGGGGCGGCGGAGAGTTTCTCGTCTGGTCGGCGGGCGACTATGAAAACTTCATGGCCGATCGCCCCGACATCACCACCCGCGACCAGTGGCGGCCACAGCTGTTGAACGTGACGCGGCATTTGCTGAAAAATGGCTGGCCGCTGCGCATTCACGCCACCTATGACCAGTCGATCAACCGCATCCTGAACGTCTTTGAAGAGGCGCATGCCCTCGAAGTGGCCGAGGGCCGGCTGGGCTTTGCCGGGATCCGCTGGGCCATCGACCACGGCGAAACGGTGCAGATGCCAACGCTGCGACGGATCAAGGCCCTTGGCGGCGGGATGGCGATGCAGGCGCGCATGGCCTACGCGGGCGAATTTTTCATGGATCGCTACGGCGAGGAAATGACCCGCAATGCGCCCCCTTTACGCGATGTCATTGACGCGGGCATCCCGCTCGGTCTGGGCACGGATGCCACGCGGGTTGCGGGGTTCAACCCCTGGCTCGCGCTTTATTGGGCGACGACCGGCAAATCGCTGGGCGGGACCCAGTTGCACGGGCCGCGCCACCAGTTGACCCGCGAAGAGGCGCTGTTTCACTACACCGTCGGGTCCGCGTGGTTCAGCCAGGAAGAGCTGCTCAAGGGCAGGCTGAAACCGGGGCAATTCGCGGACTTCGCCCTGTTGAACGCACCGTTCCTCGACGTATCGGACGAGGACATCAAGGACATTCAGGCCGATATGACCGTGATGAACGGCTCGGTCGTGCATGGGGCGGCGGAGTATGCGGGGATGGTGCCCGACCTTGAGCCGATCCAACCCGAGTGGAGCCCCGTACGCAGTTTTGGCGGGTATCAGGGCTAGAATATCCGAAGCATGTGACAAGACCCGGCGCCGACAGAGGTGCCGGGTTTTTGGCTACGGGACGCGGGCCGTGTCATAGGCCAGCCGCAGCAACGCCAGCACAACCGCCAGTTCAGCGCGGTTGCGCGGGCAATAAAGAAGCATTTCGCGGTCGCCGCTGGGGTTGAGACCCGTGTCCGGGTGCGGCTCGCCCCAACGCTTTTCCATCACGATCCTGCGCGCCTCCACCGGCAACGCCAGATGCAGGCTGCCATCGGGTCGGGGATGCAGGTGCGAGAATTCATCATTCGCCAACACCATGTCCGGATTTGTCATGCCCACGCTGGACGCAAGGAAAAATCCGACCGTGCCATTGGGTGCCCTGCGCACAGGGCCGAGAAGGACGTGCCGGTATTTGCTCACCGTGTTGAGGATCAGATCGTTGAAGAACAGCATGGGGCGCTGGTTGATCTGGCGGTGGGTCGGCTCGGGTGCGGTACGCGGTCTCGGCCCGATGCGGGCGGGCAGCAAGCGCAGGGTTTTCAAGCGGTCGCGGTTGACCATGACGAGACCTATACGTGTTACGATGTGGCCAGTGTGAAGCAGATCGGCTGCTTCGTATTCCACACGTTGAAGTGTATCATATAATTTTGCTCACATTCTAAAGATGTATTGCCTGCCCCCCTATCCATAAGGCACGAAAAGCGGAAACCGGCTGCCAGAACGTGAAATATTGCACGGTAAAAATCCCTTAGGTTCGGTGAAACAGCCACCTAACCGGGTCGAGGCCATGTCACGAAACGAAGAGCATTCCGCAACACCTGCGGACGAATTGAAGGCCCTTGTCGGGCAGCGGCCCGCGATTATTGCATCGTCGGCCCATGCCAGTGTTGCCCGGTTCGAGGGGACGGGCAGCGTGTTGCTGCACCGGGCGGCCAATGATCTGCTGCTCATCCCCATCGATCCTTGTGTTTTGACCGTCAGCGTCGGCGCGGGGGCGCCGCAGCGGATGCAGGCATGCCCCTACACGGCCTTTATCCTGCGCGCGGGGAACCGGATTGGCATCGACTATGACGACTGCCGCCGGATCATCGCCCTCGCCATTGATCCCGCGTGGTTCAACGACATCGCAGCGCGCTGTGAGCCCGGCACGGATAACGCCCAGCTCCGCACGCTGCTGCACCCCGACATGCCGCCCATCGTCAATGCGCTGCGCCGCCACCTGTCGTTTCCGCAAAGCGCGCATGACCGTTTCATCGCGCTGAATGCCGAACTGATCGTGTCCTACTGTTTCTGGTACGGCAGCCCCGCGCGGACCAGCCATCCTCCCAAGGCGGGTTTGCTGACGAAAAGCCTGCAGCGGGTGTTGCGACAGGTCGAAGACAACATAGACGCGCGCATTCCCATCACCGAGCTTGCCGGATCAGTGGGCATGTCGCCGTCGAAGTTCTCGCGGCATTTCAAGGCAGTGCTTGGCCTGTCGCCGCAGGCCTACATCATCGAGCGGAGGGTTCTGAAAGTGCAGGATCTGCTTGAGGATACGGGATCGACACTTGCCGAAGTCGCACTGGATGCGGGGTTTTCGAGCCAGGCCCATATGACATCGAGCTTTACCAGACATTTCGGCATCACGCCGGGTGAGTACCGCAAGCATTTCCTCAGTCAGATGAATGCCTGACCTGCGGGTCTAGTGCAGCGTGGTGTTGGCCCATGGCTGAACCATCCCTTTGGACTGCACCACCGACAGGGCAGCATCCGTGAGATCGGGCGCCGGACGGGACGACACCGTCGAGCGGTACCCGAACAACTTGCGGAACTGGCCCGGTGCGAGGCCGAAGTGCTTTGTGAAACTGGACGTCATGTGCGCCTGGCTCGAGAACCCTGCATCCAGTGCCACTTCGACCAGCGGGCGTGTTTCGTCCTTCAGCAGATCCTGGGCGACCTGAAGCCGCCTGCGCAGCACGTATTTCTGCGGGGGAAGCCCCAACGCCGACTTGAACGCCCGCGAGAATTGCGAGGGGGACATCGTCGCCATTTCGGCCAATTCGTTGATGAGAATACGCTCGGATATGTCCGTATCGATCTGATCGGTGATCGCCTCGACAAGCGCGGGCGACAGGCCTTCGCAATTATGAAGCGCAGATTCGCCGTGCTCTGCCCCCATGAAGCAATAGCTCAGCAGCAGCTCCACCGTAAGCGCGGCAACCCGCGGTGACAGCAGCATGTTGCGCGACAGACTTTGCGCAAGCGTTCTGACCAGCGGCGGTGCATCGGGGTGGGACATGGCGATTGCCGAGCCTGCGCTGCGTGTCGGGTCGTCCATCACGCATTGCGCAATCAGGGCGTCGACCCGTTCGGCATCAACGGCGACAACCAGCATTTCCGCGCGGGTCAGGGTTTCGATATCGTGGTGGTGGCCTGCGCGCAGCAGCAACATCGTGAACGGCGCAAGCCGCAGCGTTTGTTCGGGAAACGCGCCGTGCTGGAGCTTGAGTTTGCAATTCTCCACCGGGATCAGAACCAGATCGCTATCGGTCGTCCGGTCGAACACGAATGAGCGGGTCACCCGTGCCACGCAGGCATCGCCAAGTCGGTAGGCCGCCGCGCGCGGACCGATCCCGGCCGCTTGCATGTCCGCGCCCCAGACGGGGCCGTCAAAATCATTGGGAAAAACAGCATTCATGTCCGACCTCATATGGCTAGTTAAGTTTACACCTCGTTTCTAAAGGCCAAAGAAACGTGGGTATTTCATAAATACTCTCCGCATAGTTGACTGTCATCCTAAATTTACACCTGCGGTGGTTTACGGCCGGTCCCCCAAGCGGTGTGGAACACAATCCTTGATAAGCGCAGCACGTGAAATACCGCGATGCGGGCACCGTTCTAGGGTGGACGTAGCCAAGGCGCCCTGCCGCCTGATCCACCAGCGAAGGAAATCCCATGTCCTGGACCCCTTTTATCATTTCGACCGCCATTGGTGTGCTTGTCGGCCTATTTTACGGGCTCTTGACTGTGCGGTCGCCTGCGCCGCCGGCAATCGCCCTTCTGGGTCTGCTGGGGATGCTTGCCGGCGAAAGCGCGGTCACCTGGTTGCGTGGCCACACCGATCTTCTCGGCACCGTGCTGCATAGCAAGAGTTTCCACGTGGCCAAAACCCACGATCAAGACAAACCCACCCTTTGAACAACCAAGGAGCAATCAACATGAGTGGCAAACTAGAGGTACTTACCCCGCAAAACAGTCAGGTGATTTTCATCGACCATCAGCCGCAGATGGCTTTCGGGGTGCAGTCGCTCGACCGGCAAGTGCTCAAGAACAACACTGTGGCTCTCGCCAAATCGGCGAAAGTCTTTGACGTTCCCGCAACGATCACCACCGTGGAGACAACGTCATTTTCGGGCCATACCTACCCCGAACTGCTCGATGTATTCCCCGATCACGATATTCTCGAGCGGACCTCGATGAACTCGTGGGATGACCAGAAAGTCCGCGACGCATTGGCCAAGCATGCCGCAGACGGTCGCAAGAAGGTTGTCGTGTCAGGCCTGTGGACAGAGGTGTGCAACACGACCTTTTCGCTGTCGTGCATGCATGACACCGATTACGAAATCTACATGGTCGCCGATGCATCCGGAGGCACGACCGCCGAAGCGCACGAACGCGCGATGGACCGGATGGTTCAGGCCGGCGTCGTGCCGGTTACATGGCAACAGGTGATGCTTGAATGGCAACGCGATTGGGCCCGTCGCGAGACGTATGATCCTGTCATGGACATCGCGCGCGAACATTCGGGCGCGTACGGCATGGGCGTCGATTACGCCTATACGATGGTGCACGGGGCCGAGGATCGCACGCATCACACCGGCAAGACGCTGGACCCGGTGCCCGCCGAAAGTTGATCCATCCCGCCCGCACCGGACATCCATCCGGTGCGGACCTTCCAATCCGGCATCAAGGAACTGCAATGGTCGATACAATTCTGCACAACGGACGTTTCACGACACTTGATCCTGAAACCCCCGATGCAACCGCCGTCGCGATTGCGGCAGGCAGGATCACGCAGGTCGGTCACGACCGCGATATTATGCCTTTGGCCCAGGACGATACCGATGTCATCGATCTGGGCGGGCGGCGTGTCATTCCGGGCCTCAACGACAGCCATACCCACCTTATCCGCGGCGGGCTCTACTATAATATGGAGTTGCGGTGGGAGAACGTACCATCGGTATCGGATGCCCTTGCCATGCTGAAACGGCAGGCGGCAAACACTCCTGCGCCACAGTGGGTGCGCGTGGTCGGCGGCTGGTCTGAATTCCAGTTCGCCGAACGCCGGATGCCGACACTCGAAGAGATCAACCACGCGGCACCCGACACACCGGTGTTCATTCTGCACCTTTACGGCTCTGCGATGCTGAACCGTGCGGCGCTCAGGGTTCTGGGCATCACCAAGGAAACAAAAGATCCGCCCGGCGGCGTGATCGAACGGGACGCGCGCGGTCATCCCACGGGTATGTTGATCGCAAAGCCCTCTGCGCTGATCCTCTATAGCACCTTGGCAAAGGGGCCTTCCCTGTCACCAGAGGATCAACGCAATTCGACCCTTCATTTCATGCGTGAGCTGAACCGCCTGGGCGTGACATCGGTGATCGATGCGGGCGGCGGCGGCCAGAACTATCCCGATGACTATGACGTGGTGAGCGATCTCAACGCCGAGGGAAAACTGACGCTGCGCATCGCCTACAACCTGTTTGCCCAAACCCCCGGGGCCGAGCTGTCCGACTACGAACGCTGGACACAGATGACCGAACCGGGCGCCGGTGACGCGATGTTGCGGATGAACGGCGCGGGCGAGAACCTGACCTGGTCGGCGGCGGATTTCGAGAACTTTCTGGAGCCGCGGCCCGATCTGGCCCCCACGATGGAGGCGGACCTCGAAAAAATCGTCAGCCTTCTGGCAGAGAACGAATGGCCGTTTCGTATCCACGCCACGTATGACGAGACCATCGATCGTTTCCTCAGCGTATTCGAGCGGGTCAACGGGCATACACCTTTCAAGACGCGCTTTATCATCGACCACGCCGAAACGATCACACCGCGCAACATCGAACGGATCAAGGCGCTCGGCGGCGGGATCGCGTCGCAGCACCGAATGGCGTTTCAGGGGGAATACTTCATCGATCGCTACGGTGCCGAGCAGACAAAACAGACCCCGCCGCTGCGCAGCATTCTGGATACCGGCACACCGCTTGGGGGCGGCACCGATGCCACCCGCGTGGCCAGCTATGATCCTTGGGTCGCGATCAAATGGCTGTGCACCGGGCAAACGGTCGGGGGCACGCCGCTCTATGACGACGGCAACCTGCTGAGCCGCGAAGAGGCGGTGGCCATCTGGACGACAGGATCTGCGTGGTTCTCGGGCGAGCAGGACCGCAAGGGGCGCATCGCGCCTGACATGTACGCCGATCTGGCGGTCCTGTCCGACGATCTGATGTCCGTGCAGGACGACGCCATCCGCCGCATCACATCGGTGCTGACGTTGGTGAACGGCGCGGTTGTCTGGGCGGATGCAGAATTTGCACCGCGCTGTCCGCCGATGCCACCTGTCAGCCCCGAATGGGGACCGCCTGCACACTTCGCCAGCCCCGCCGAACGACAGCCCGCCCTTTCGCCCGCGCTTGCAGGCATGCGGGCCTGCGCGGACGGCTGTGCATCGGGGTGCGGCCTGCATGGCCACAATCACCAGATCGCATGGGCCAATCCCCTGCCCGTCCATGACCGCAAAAGCTTTTGGGGTGCCCTGGGGTGTTCGTGCTTCATGGCATGAACCGCCCTCTTTACCAGATCGGAGCCTATCATGGCTGACACCCCTACCGCGACCGTCTCTGCATGGACACCCTTCCGGTATCGCGCTTTCAGCCTGTTATGGGCCGCGACGCTCATCTCGAACGTCGGCACATGGATGCACGAGGTGGGCGCGGGCTGGTTGATGACAACGCTCAGCCCCTCGCCCGCGGTCGTATCGCTCGTTCAGGCGGCCACCACGCTGCCCGTCTTTCTGTTCGCCCTGCTTGCAGGAACGCTGGCCGACCGGCTGGACAAGCGCAAGATGCTGATCGTGATCAACCTGATGCTGATGGTCGTGGTCAGCACGCTGACGGTGATTGTGCATTTCGGCCTGATGACCCCGACCCTGCTCATTCTGTTTACGCTGGTGATCGGCACCGGATCGGCGTTCATGGCCCCG
It encodes the following:
- a CDS encoding tyrosinase family protein, producing the protein MRKHAKAHLTRRAALAAGAAGAGLLIAGGGRMGRAAAPDGSMRTGIFGMGVRKEANSLTADSDDVRMYREAVAWMKDRSKVNPLDPLGWRQHWAHHSLFCSSNSFQYQVHYGWYFLPWHRAYLANIEQRVRRILNEPSFGLPYWDWTRNPQLPAWYFGEDNPLNNPSRYQEAGDRVEPDFVELGPVLRATKWEHFGGRRRDPGEIQVEGTLEQSVHNCIHNWIGGQMASFDGAGNDPIFQSHHGQIDRLWAIWLAQGGGRANPTDADWLDERFWFAGPSGLLEDVTVRDVLETEPLGYRFDDLDYALTLTPETTPVYDGWGLDFGAIDPDGTDLAAISVVARGDGPGRVSLNYERMSLPIQPFQHRLFFVDDSPGGAATYIGTFTILPIPDLNRGLEHSVTSQVEVPPRALDQLLQNRRIRVVGVPVPLKGRDIPEAPVPFQGVSITVDA
- a CDS encoding alginate export family protein; the protein is MRRFWYIAMVAGWCWSVCAAAAQEGPRLSFSGEIRERATYLSGNGFDDANPDRGWSLTQRLRFQIDAEVAPALRGRINLLSAVQTGFSDSPVDRNVLDLHEAYVEVGSEDRFVRLGRQEMRLGSQRLVGWRDGTNVRRVWDGVRGVFALGDATLDAFALQLVDVETTGAFNDTSDDDRVLAGLYWSGAAPVGNLHLYYLFAGFDDRENIEGTADERRQTLGLRSFGENGPWAWNAEAAYQFGRAGRDDIRAWTIAADISHQWRDRPLKPRLGLSANVASGDSDRGDGRLETFNALYPRGSYFSDIALLGPSNFINLRPSLQMFPRDDLLVYVDMNFFWRLDRNDGIYSPSGSLLRGPEGSDARYVNTSLSAGVEWQARDDVLFSAIYARSHPGDFIRETGPSDPIDFIELTIKFTF
- a CDS encoding amidohydrolase, with the protein product MLGKNIKGLSRRQMMALSGGTGLAASLGVGTGWAQSTAPADMIVRGANIITQDPTMPRATALAVRDGLVLAVGSEADVAAHAGPDTQDIDAGGRTMIPGLNDSHHHATRAGRFYAAELRWDGVKSLARGLQMIREAAAKTPEGEWVRVVGSWSPYQFEERRLPTPAELTEAAPDTPVYVLFLYSQGFLNRKAVEVRGITADTQAPPGTRYEITEDGGCILHATPNPDLLYASIGALPALTEEQQVLSTRHYYRELNRFGLTSVIDAGGGGHTFPEDYSGSAALAADDALTVRISNYLFPQNKGAELAEFERWTQDWQVGLNLADKLMHAYVIRGGGEFLVWSAGDYENFMADRPDITTRDQWRPQLLNVTRHLLKNGWPLRIHATYDQSINRILNVFEEAHALEVAEGRLGFAGIRWAIDHGETVQMPTLRRIKALGGGMAMQARMAYAGEFFMDRYGEEMTRNAPPLRDVIDAGIPLGLGTDATRVAGFNPWLALYWATTGKSLGGTQLHGPRHQLTREEALFHYTVGSAWFSQEELLKGRLKPGQFADFALLNAPFLDVSDEDIKDIQADMTVMNGSVVHGAAEYAGMVPDLEPIQPEWSPVRSFGGYQG
- a CDS encoding luciferase family protein, with the translated sequence MEYEAADLLHTGHIVTRIGLVMVNRDRLKTLRLLPARIGPRPRTAPEPTHRQINQRPMLFFNDLILNTVSKYRHVLLGPVRRAPNGTVGFFLASSVGMTNPDMVLANDEFSHLHPRPDGSLHLALPVEARRIVMEKRWGEPHPDTGLNPSGDREMLLYCPRNRAELAVVLALLRLAYDTARVP
- a CDS encoding AraC family transcriptional regulator, producing the protein MSRNEEHSATPADELKALVGQRPAIIASSAHASVARFEGTGSVLLHRAANDLLLIPIDPCVLTVSVGAGAPQRMQACPYTAFILRAGNRIGIDYDDCRRIIALAIDPAWFNDIAARCEPGTDNAQLRTLLHPDMPPIVNALRRHLSFPQSAHDRFIALNAELIVSYCFWYGSPARTSHPPKAGLLTKSLQRVLRQVEDNIDARIPITELAGSVGMSPSKFSRHFKAVLGLSPQAYIIERRVLKVQDLLEDTGSTLAEVALDAGFSSQAHMTSSFTRHFGITPGEYRKHFLSQMNA
- a CDS encoding AraC family transcriptional regulator; the protein is MNAVFPNDFDGPVWGADMQAAGIGPRAAAYRLGDACVARVTRSFVFDRTTDSDLVLIPVENCKLKLQHGAFPEQTLRLAPFTMLLLRAGHHHDIETLTRAEMLVVAVDAERVDALIAQCVMDDPTRSAGSAIAMSHPDAPPLVRTLAQSLSRNMLLSPRVAALTVELLLSYCFMGAEHGESALHNCEGLSPALVEAITDQIDTDISERILINELAEMATMSPSQFSRAFKSALGLPPQKYVLRRRLQVAQDLLKDETRPLVEVALDAGFSSQAHMTSSFTKHFGLAPGQFRKLFGYRSTVSSRPAPDLTDAALSVVQSKGMVQPWANTTLH
- a CDS encoding XapX domain-containing protein, producing the protein MSWTPFIISTAIGVLVGLFYGLLTVRSPAPPAIALLGLLGMLAGESAVTWLRGHTDLLGTVLHSKSFHVAKTHDQDKPTL
- a CDS encoding hydrolase gives rise to the protein MSGKLEVLTPQNSQVIFIDHQPQMAFGVQSLDRQVLKNNTVALAKSAKVFDVPATITTVETTSFSGHTYPELLDVFPDHDILERTSMNSWDDQKVRDALAKHAADGRKKVVVSGLWTEVCNTTFSLSCMHDTDYEIYMVADASGGTTAEAHERAMDRMVQAGVVPVTWQQVMLEWQRDWARRETYDPVMDIAREHSGAYGMGVDYAYTMVHGAEDRTHHTGKTLDPVPAES
- a CDS encoding amidohydrolase translates to MVDTILHNGRFTTLDPETPDATAVAIAAGRITQVGHDRDIMPLAQDDTDVIDLGGRRVIPGLNDSHTHLIRGGLYYNMELRWENVPSVSDALAMLKRQAANTPAPQWVRVVGGWSEFQFAERRMPTLEEINHAAPDTPVFILHLYGSAMLNRAALRVLGITKETKDPPGGVIERDARGHPTGMLIAKPSALILYSTLAKGPSLSPEDQRNSTLHFMRELNRLGVTSVIDAGGGGQNYPDDYDVVSDLNAEGKLTLRIAYNLFAQTPGAELSDYERWTQMTEPGAGDAMLRMNGAGENLTWSAADFENFLEPRPDLAPTMEADLEKIVSLLAENEWPFRIHATYDETIDRFLSVFERVNGHTPFKTRFIIDHAETITPRNIERIKALGGGIASQHRMAFQGEYFIDRYGAEQTKQTPPLRSILDTGTPLGGGTDATRVASYDPWVAIKWLCTGQTVGGTPLYDDGNLLSREEAVAIWTTGSAWFSGEQDRKGRIAPDMYADLAVLSDDLMSVQDDAIRRITSVLTLVNGAVVWADAEFAPRCPPMPPVSPEWGPPAHFASPAERQPALSPALAGMRACADGCASGCGLHGHNHQIAWANPLPVHDRKSFWGALGCSCFMA